CTCAATGGCATTGAGTTTCCGTGAAGCTTTGTATAAGTGCCTGTCTGCAGTGTAACGTCTAGTTTTCCAAGGTAGCTTCCATGGTTATTTTTGCCCGCATTAATTTTGAGACAGGGCAATTTTCCTTGGCTTGCTGTGCTGCCTTATCGAAGGTGGCTTGTGAAGCATTTGGAATTCGTGCAGCAACTTTTAAATGAATGACTGGGATTGCAAACCCATCGTCGAATTTTTCCAGGGTGACGGTCGCTGTTGTTTTTATATGGTCAGCAGTTAATCCTTCTTTTGCCAGTTGTCCGGAAAGTGCCATCGAAAAACAACCGGCATGGGCGGCTGCAATCAATTCTTCAGGGTTGGTTCCTTTTCCTTCTTCAAAACGATCTTTAAAGGAATATTGGGTATCCGAGAGAATGCCACTGTCTGTGGTTAGATTTCCTTTGCCATCTTTCAAACCTCCTGTCCATACCGCAGTAGCCGAACGTTTCATAAAGTCTCCTATTTTGTGTTTGTTGTCAGTGAATTTGGTATGAAACATTTATTATGGTTGAGTCTTGAGAAAAGTCCAAGGTCGATGTCAGCATTAATATGCTTTTTATGAAAGGGCTGGAGTGTTTCTGTTTTGCAGATAGATTTCAGCTTCTTGATTGGTTTGCTTCATGGCCTTATACAAACCTTTATCGCGACCAGCATTAAAAAAAGCAACACCAGCACTTAATAATGCGGCACCAGAAGCGGTTGTGGCAATGGCTGCGGGGGTGGCAAGTCCAATGCTGCCAGTAAAGGACAAGGCAGAAATCACAAGCAATGCACAGCCTAATACTATAAACATTAAGCTGGCAATGAATTTACCCATACTGCCTTTTCCCTCAACCTGTTCTTTTAAATGCGCGTAATTTTGTATGCGCTCAGGCGTTGGTTCTAATGCAAGTGCTTGTGTTTGCTTGATGACTGCGAGGAATCGTTCCTCCTTTGTTTCTTTATAAAACTGCCATGCTTCTTTCATTGTTTTTTGAGCGGCTTTTATAAGCCGTTGTTGATGTTCATGAAGCCCACTTTGCAGCATTGCTTGTAAGGCATTCTGTTGTTCATGATAGCCTTGAATTTCAGTGATAATAGAGGTGAGTGCTTGATCATGCAATTGCGTTGGAGAATGAATAATGGCTGTAGACAGCTTGTCTAAAAAATAAGTGGCCATAGGTTCATCGTCGTGTGCTAGATGAGTAAGCTTATCCATATGAAGCAATAAAGTCTCTGCATACTCATTGCAATGGTTTGCCGCAATATGAAGAAGGATAATGGCAAAAGTTTGGCGGCCATCGTAGGTATCATGATGAAATGCTTGGCCTTTTGCTGCATACTCTTCGAGATTGGCAAGATATAAGTCAGCCATTGAGGACTTTTCTGCAACTCGCGCCGTGTTTAATGCTTCGGTCAACGTACGATTCACATACACAAATAATTGGCCAAGAGCTTGATTGGATTTGTAGGCATTCTGAGAAAAGTTGATGTTATCATGAACGCGTTTAAGTTCTTCCGGCAAGAGACTAATTTCACGAACGTATGCCGCATTTGCTTCAGCAAGGTTTTCATGCGGCTGAATTTCAAAGTGAGCCCCCCGATAATAAAACTCAATGGTGGGGGTTTCGCCAAATGGATAGGGATGCCGGGTCGTTGCTCTTGAACCAACCAAATTATAGTTATCCTTAGGATTGTCAGTATGGCGGTTGGTAATGTATTCATAAGTTTGTACTGAAATACCGAATTGGTCGTGCAATAAATTAGCTGCTTCCAGATAATGAAGATGATTGTAGGCGCCATCGGCTTGTACATCTCTTAACAACCCAATGCTTGCTGCATCGTAGCCATCCGATAAACCAACATTCGCAATACAATGCCTTAAAACGGGAGAAAAAATGATTTCGTTTGCATAAAATGAGTGTGAATTTAAATAGGAATCTAGGGTTTGCCAATTAAAGGCTTCATGAGCATCGACCCCATAATATCGGCCAAAGGTTTCTTTGAGCTTTTGATAAGATAAGTAAACGGGGTTTTCGCTTAATTCTGCCAGGGTTCCTTGAGTTTCCCGCTCGGCCAATTGATGAATCCCGCGCAATAATTCTGGTAATGCGCTGTATAAAGCACAATTATTTAATAAGCCGGTGATTCTTGGGAGAGGCATAATTTCCACTGGTTTTGAATAAAATTAGAACAATTTTATTCTAATAGCCGTTATACCGTCAATGATGCTTTGCAGGCGGAAAGGCATTCTACGGAGAATATTTTTGCATGTTAGCAGGCCCATTTCATGGCACTCATAATGGAATAAATTTCATTATCGCCAATGACCAGATGATCCAATAATCTCACATCAACTAAGGCCAGAGCTTGTTGTAATCGCTTGGTGACGGCGCGATCATGTGGACTTGCATCTGCGTGTCCCGAAGGATGGTTATGAGCAAGAATTAATGCGGCAGCATTGAATTTTAATACACGTTCAATGATGGGTCGGGGATGTACAGTGGCGGCATCAATGGTGCCAGTGAATAGTTCTTCATAGGCGAGTACGTGATGTTGACTGTCAAGGAAAATAGCAGAAAATGTTTCATTTTTCTTGTCTCTTAAGCAGCGTTTTAGAAAAGCGTACGTTTGATAAGAATCAGTCAACTGTCCATCTTTTTGCAATCGAATTAAATCACTACGACGGCATAGTTCACGTACGGCTTGTAATTGCACATAACGGACGGTACCTAAGCCACTAATTTGTTGAAAATCGGATAAATCCGCATTGAGTACGGTTCTTACATCACCAAGATGATTTAATAAATCATAAGCTAAATGCACACAGGATTTTTTGCCATGGCCTGAGCTTATAAAAGCGGCGAGTAATTCTACGTCAGAAAGAGCTTCAGCCCCACTGATTAATAGTTTTTCGCGTAGACGCAAATGTCGTCTTAAGTCCTGGCATGTCATGATTATTCCTTTATAGCGAGGTTTATATTTTGATGTATACTTGCTTGGATCAACATCATTTAAGCGATGTTTGAAATTATTTTTAATAAAATTCAATCAATATGCAAGATTTTGCCAATAAAAAGATAGTCTTGGGAGTTTGTGGCGGCATAGCTGCTTATAAATCTGCTTATCTCATTCGAGAGTTGACTCGTTTAGGTGCCTCGGTTCGTGTGGTTATGACAGCCTCAGCACAACAATTCATCACTCCCATGACGTTGCAGGCATTAAGTGGTCATGAGGTGCGTTGTCAATTGTTCGATGCGCAGGCAGAAAAAGCAATGGGACATATTGAGCTTGCGCGTTGGGCGGATTATTTATTGATTGCACCAGCTTCAGCAAATTGTCTGGCTAAACTGGCGCATGGACTGGCGGATGATTTGCTTTCCACGTTGTATTTGGTAGCCGAAGTCCCTGTTATTGTTTGTCCTGCCATGAACCGTAGTATGTGGACCCATGAGGCAACTCAGGCCAATCGCGTTTTACTCGAACGCCGTGGTGTGGTTATAGTGGGACCAGAGGAAGGCTCACAAGCTTGTGGGGAACATGGTTTTGGCCGCATGAGCGAAGTGGATAATATTATTGATGCGCTGCGCTTATATGAAGTCCATCAATTATTGCGGGGAAAACAAGTAATGATTACTGCTGGCCCTACACAAGAAGCAATTGATCCCGTACGTTACATCAGTAATCGCAGTTCAGGAAAAATGGGTTATGCATTAGCACAGGCTGCTTTGATGGCTGGCGCAGAAGTGACTCTGGTAAGTGGTCCTTCGGCATTACCTCCACCTGCGAAAGTTGATTTTCATAGCGTACACTCTGCCGAAGAGATGTTGGATAAAGTCATGCATCATTTAAAATCCGACATGATTTTTATTGGTACGGCCGCAGTAGCGGATTATCGACTTCAAGCACCTGAACCTGAAAAAATTAAAAAAGTAAACAGAACGGATTAGCGCTTAATTTAATACCTAACCCGGATATTCTTGCAACGGTAGTTGCTAGTGGCCAAGCTTCTTATGTGGTTGGGTTTGCTGCAGAAACCACGGATGTCGTCCAGCATGCTAAAGAAAAACTGCAAGCCAAAAAACTGGATATGGTGATAGCAAATCAGGTTGGCAATGGGCTTGCTTTTGATAAGGACTATAATCAAGTAACGATCATTACAAAAGACGGCCAGTGTGAGTTGCCTTTCAGCCATAAAACAAGGCTTGCTGGGCAAATTGTTGCAATTCTTGCAGCAAACTTGCAAAATGGCCCCAAATGAATAGGGGTATAAACTGATTTTTAATGTTTCCCCTAAGAGATTTGTTACAAACATTTCCTGTTTTGGGCTTTAATTTTTTGATTTGAGAAATACTATGGAACATGCAATACAATTAAAGATTCTTGATGCCCGTATTGGCAACAGCATTCCTTTGCCTGCATATACTACTCCCGGGTCGGCTGGACTTGATTTACGTGTTTGCATTGATGAACCCATACAAATTGCCTCACAAGAAACTGTATTGTTGCCTACTGGAATCGCGATTTATATTGCTGATCCAACGCTTGCAGCGGTTATTTTGCCGCGTTCAGGCCTTGGCCATAAACATGGCATTGTTCTAGGAAACTTGGTGGGATTGATTGATTCTGATTATCAGGGCGAATTAAAAATATCATGCTGGAATCGAAGTCAGGAGCATTTCACGGTTAATCCTGGCGAGCGTATTGCCCAATTAGTTTTTTACCCATTGTTCAAGCATCCTTTTCCATTGTGGATTCTTTTACAGAAAGTTCTCGTGGGCAAGATGGTTTTGGCAGTTCCGGGAGGCATTAATGATGGGAAAGCCCGCATATCGCCAAAAACAAGTTTGTCGTCATGTATTTAGAGCTTACGATATTCGCGGGATCATTGATGAACAACTGGATGCAAATGCTTTTTACAGCATAGGCAAAGCCATTAGTTGCCGTTTGCATGCTTTGAATCGACAACAACTATTTTTAGCTCGCGATGGTCGTTTAACCAGCGAGACGTTGGCCAATGCTTTAAAACAAGGGTTATTAGACAGCGGCATCGATGTGTTTGATCTTGGTGCGGTACCTACGCCTGTGATGTATTACGCAACGCATGCCAGTACAATCGATTGTGGTTTGATGGTTACAGGTAGCCATAATCCAGCCAATTATAATGGCATAAAAATGGTGCTTGCCGGCAAAACGTTGGCAAATGATGACATTGAAATTCTGTATGATTTAAATAAAAATCTTCAATCATTAAGTGGACAAGGAGTGTATCAAGCTTACGATATTCTAAACGAATATATTAACCGTATTGTCAGTGATATTAAGTTGCATCGACCATTTAAAGTGGTGGTGGATTGTGGTAATGGCATTGCTGGTCCTATCGCGCCGCATATTCTTGAACGGCTGGGATGCGACGTTATTCCGCTTTATTGTGAAGTTGATGGACGTTTTCCCAATCATCATCCTGACCCTACCGTTGAAGCCAATTTAAGAGATTTAAAAGAAGCGGTGGCTGCCCATCATGCTGATATTGGATTGGCATTTGATGGTGATGCGGATCGGTTAGGGGTGATTACCAACGACGGAGAGCTCATCTGGCCGGATCGATTGTTGATGCTATATGCTCACGATATTCTTAGCCGTAATCCAGGTGCTTCTATCGTGTATGATGTAAAATGCTCCAGCCATCTAGCAAATGTAATTGAACAAAACGGTGGTAAAGCCAAAATGTGCCCTACTGGACACTCAATTGTTAAAGCCGTAATGAAGCAAGAGCATGCGGCATTAGCGGGAGAAATGAGCGGGCATATCTTTTTTAAAGATCGATGGTATGGTTTTGATGATGCACTTTACAGTGCTTGTCGTTTGCTAGAGATTTTAAGCCAAGCCCCTCATACGGTAAGTGAACAATTTTTTGCTATACCGAATAGTATTAATACGCCTGAAATTAAAATCCCTATTGCCGATGATGAAAAATTCATGTTCATGCAACGATTTAGTGAACATGCAAATTTTATGGGTGCGCGTCTGATTACGATTGATGGTTTGCGAGTTGAGTTTAATCATGGTTGGGGCTTGATTCGAGCTTCCAATACCACCCCTTGTTTGGTTGCGCGTTTTGAAGCGTGCGATCAAGCAGGCCTTGCTAGCATTAAGGCGTTATTTAAAACGCAGTTGCATGAGTTAGATAAAGATTTAGAGATACCTTTTTAGGCGCCCATGTGAATTTAGAACCAAGTTTAAATAACAATCCATTTCTGGTGTCTCCTCATCCGATGAATATGTAATTGCTTTTCTCTATTGATTGCTTGCTCTTTTTTTGATTAATATGTCTCTGTAGTTTAATCAACTCGTTTAGGAGACGAACATGCTATCAAGAAACTCTTTGGCAAGATTATTGTTGTCCCAATTGACTCAACAAACACGTGCTGCTACTGCCCATGCCAGGAGCCGGGGGTATCTTTTTAGCAGCTCATCAACCTACTAATCATCCATCCCATCTTACCACACCGTATCGTTTATTCCGCTCTTGCCCTGATGAATCGGCATTAATCGCGAGCTGCAATCGCGCGAATGCTAATTTCCATGATACCCATGCAAAACTTGCAACTAACGCATTGGCGGGAATTCGACATATCGTGGTTTATTTAAATTTCAATGTATCTTTGTGGCAAAGAAATGAAGCTAAGGAATACGCAGAAATACAAACGGTACCGTCTCCCGCCCTAAGTGCACCCTATATTCTTGCAAAAACAATTCTACATAAAAAAGTAGAAATTAATTTGCTATGGGATGCTTTAATGGCTGCCGAAATTGACAAGCCTGGAATGCATGAGGGATTAACCAGCATACTCGGTGATCTTACTGCCATATCCAGGCAAGTTAAACAACATTCTTCTAGGTTAGGGGCGGTAGTAAAACCATCCATCACTTTAATGAATAGGTCTATTTCGGCCATTCAAGATACCTTAACTTGTCAATCACCGAGACAAGTTAAAAAGTACCAAGAGCAATATTTGCAGGATACCTCAGAACTGATGGGAACGTTAAGTCAGTTGGTTTGCGATTTGCAAATGAGGGGCCTGCGCAATATTGTATCCTGCTGGCGTGCAAACCATGCTGTTCATCTGGACAGTTCTCGTATCATGATAGTCGGTACAAAAGCTCCCAGGAAAGAGATGATTGAAATAACCTGTTTTCAAACACTGTATGAAGAAGCTGGCATAGTAGAGGCGGAACACAAAGGATATGTGATGTATGTGGAATCTCCTGCAAAACAAATGTCCACCATTCAAATCAGGGATTTAATCTCTGATTATGGGAAGCATTTGTTAAATAAAAAATAGGAAAACGAATTTTGGGAGATGAACTGGCAATGGAGGAAGACGTATTGGGGAAATATGCCCAATCAAGCATAGATCGATTAAGAAAAGAAGGTTGTCCTTATAAACCTCAATGATAAAGGCAAACAAAGGTTAATCATGAATATTTAATAAAACTACTTATCAAGTCTGATTACCTGCGGATAATCAGACTTTTTGTTCTTAAGGCTCTTGTGTTTAGAAAACACTATTTTCAATCTATAAGATTAGATAACTGCTCGCTGATTTCAATTTCTTCGTCTTCATTGATGTCTGGGGCTTCATCGGGATCATATTCATATTCAAGTTTAGGTAAAGAATTACTTCCAAAAAGCCAAAGGTCGGGGTTAAATCCTTTGGCTAATAGAAAATCGGCTGAATACATCGTTTCTAAAGTTACTTTTTCTCCGACCAGCGTTTCGCGATTACCGCGAATGGCAAGAAGGGCTCCTTGAGCGGTAAGAATAGTATCCGGCGATTCATTCGGTGCATCAGCAATTTCTCCTGCTAAGGAGGCTGGATTTTGTGAGGGATGGGCGTTCACATCACCGGAAAAGTAAACCTGCTTTAATTCTACGTTAGCGGCACGACCAATCAAGCTGCCAACGGCTTCAAGGCTCTTATGGCTCGGCCACAAATAGTAATCACTCAGGGCATAACTATTCAAAATAGAAGATTTATTGAGTTGACCAACAAGGCTACCTACATTGGTAATTTTTGATGGGGTAAGCGCTCGCAATATCAACTGTGCTTTACTTTGTTCGATGATTAACTCTGAACCATGGCCTACCAGACCGCCAATATTTTCAATATCATTCTCATATTTTATGATTCCATTCACTGACATGCGATGCATGGTGCTTCGCTCCGCGAATCCAGCGATAATGCCCTGATTATTTTTGGCCGTCATCGAGAAATCATTCACTGTAATATTGGTAAAAGCACTGTCTCGGGCGACTTGGGCGACAATACCTGAAGGGCCTTCGCCATTTGGCTCCAGAATGGCTCCATTGATATTGAAGTCTCTAATGGTTGCACCTGCTACTGTTCCAAATAATGGTTGTTGAGGAGGGACAGTAACGGTTTTAAAATTGCCTAAAAATGTCCCTGTAAATGGTGTATCTTCGTTGCCGATCGTAGTAAAAGGTACGGAAGCTAGATTTACGTCAGCTGCTAATTTAAAAACCTTCGACCATAGATTTGGGTGTTGAGACAGGTAGGCTAGCTGCTCACCAGTACAAATCGCATAAGGATATTTTAAACTTCCTTTGCCCCATGCCATCCCTGAAGGTTTGCGATGGCGTTTGAGCGCGCACTTATATCCCAATGTTGCCGAGATATTTACTCCAGAGATGTCATGAGAATGTTGGGTAATGGTAATTTTGGTGTTGGGAATCGTGTAGGTCTCGTTATCTTCCATCACATGGATGAGCGAAGTCATCAAAAACTTTCCTGAAGCATGATGAATACTTAGGCCGGTTTGTGCTTGGGGGCGTAAGTTTTCTTCATAAGTTCCCGGGACAGGGGCTCGATAAGAGAGAAAATAGTATTTACCAGGCTCATCGTCATCTGCAATGCGTGCAATTAATAGAGGATGAGTTTCTTCTGAGGTTGCCAAGGGTTGAATGGTAACGTTTTTTGTTTGACCTCCCAATCTTGAAAACACTCTGGACACTGACCAAACCATTTTTTACCCCATATATGAGGGGCATTATAAAAAACCGTTCCCCCTGCTTCCATGGGATCTTGCTGGCCATATCCTTCGCCTTTGCCATCATTGTTAGTATCGCGTTTCGTATGCGGAAAACCCATATTATGGCCATATTCATGTGGGTATACTCCAAGAGAGCTTTTTGACATAATCCGATCAGCGCCAATGGCCATGGCGCCCCATTTTCCAGGTTTAGCACAACTTTTTGCTAAAATCAGCAAAGTTTTGTGATTGAATTCAATCCCGGGATTTTGTAATTTGGCCAGTTTTACCGCTTCGGCAAAAATTTCATTTCTGCGCGCGCAGGGATCAATGTCTTTAGGTAAAACAATATGAAATAGCTCATCTTGGCCATCATGATCCAAATCAAAATTAAAGGTTATGGCGCCTCTTGTCACTTGATTGAAGTAGTTTTTCATATTGGCCATTTTTGCTCGAATCTCAGCTTCTTCGCGCTTGAATGGATAAGGGTAGCTTGGCATACTTACTGCCATAACAAGATCGTTGATTACCTGAGTTTCTGCAAAGAGTTTATTGGATAGAAAGAAAGCAATACATATACCGCATAGCCATAATTTTGGGTTCATAGTTAATCCTGGTAAGAGAGATAGGGATAGGATGTCAATTGCTATAACACGGCTATGTGAAAGGTAAGTCCAATTAAAGCACTCCCATTGAATGGTAACGATACCACTTTAATTTAAAAAGACTATCTTGATTTGGTCAGGAGA
This genomic interval from Legionella oakridgensis ATCC 33761 = DSM 21215 contains the following:
- a CDS encoding phosphomannomutase/phosphoglucomutase codes for the protein MMGKPAYRQKQVCRHVFRAYDIRGIIDEQLDANAFYSIGKAISCRLHALNRQQLFLARDGRLTSETLANALKQGLLDSGIDVFDLGAVPTPVMYYATHASTIDCGLMVTGSHNPANYNGIKMVLAGKTLANDDIEILYDLNKNLQSLSGQGVYQAYDILNEYINRIVSDIKLHRPFKVVVDCGNGIAGPIAPHILERLGCDVIPLYCEVDGRFPNHHPDPTVEANLRDLKEAVAAHHADIGLAFDGDADRLGVITNDGELIWPDRLLMLYAHDILSRNPGASIVYDVKCSSHLANVIEQNGGKAKMCPTGHSIVKAVMKQEHAALAGEMSGHIFFKDRWYGFDDALYSACRLLEILSQAPHTVSEQFFAIPNSINTPEIKIPIADDEKFMFMQRFSEHANFMGARLITIDGLRVEFNHGWGLIRASNTTPCLVARFEACDQAGLASIKALFKTQLHELDKDLEIPF
- a CDS encoding OsmC family protein; amino-acid sequence: MKRSATAVWTGGLKDGKGNLTTDSGILSDTQYSFKDRFEEGKGTNPEELIAAAHAGCFSMALSGQLAKEGLTADHIKTTATVTLEKFDDGFAIPVIHLKVAARIPNASQATFDKAAQQAKENCPVSKLMRAKITMEATLEN
- the radC gene encoding RadC family protein, whose translation is MTCQDLRRHLRLREKLLISGAEALSDVELLAAFISSGHGKKSCVHLAYDLLNHLGDVRTVLNADLSDFQQISGLGTVRYVQLQAVRELCRRSDLIRLQKDGQLTDSYQTYAFLKRCLRDKKNETFSAIFLDSQHHVLAYEELFTGTIDAATVHPRPIIERVLKFNAAALILAHNHPSGHADASPHDRAVTKRLQQALALVDVRLLDHLVIGDNEIYSIMSAMKWAC